One part of the candidate division WOR-3 bacterium genome encodes these proteins:
- a CDS encoding tetratricopeptide repeat protein: MEICPFLSNSIWEKKENGEEILILKEVPCQKEKCFLFRDGRCGVAFDFNYTVLKENINEFTFNLNENMKALYDLIKETREEGIKRVSSIEEKFNTMQVSLAKILYKFSEDIVNYIKSSKEEESKRLEEFKAYFQEILNNNYENFKKILEEFVKERNEFMKYFESALTKILDSEKQKFEEITKLSESKISELMSNLDREREVLNELFLKMKEFTEGLVSYKEKMEEVVKREENLRKFETAKSFYLRGEYKEAEKILKEVLKSYELEEGYLLLGLTLIGNKNFEEAEIYLKKYMETHPEVPEVLSGMARILFERGEYESAISLLEKAKEKSPDSEDILYLYGLALIRKGEIDEAKKVFERIIEINPYFEPAREAIKKYINPLS, translated from the coding sequence ATGGAAATATGTCCCTTTTTGTCAAATTCAATCTGGGAAAAAAAGGAAAATGGTGAAGAAATTTTAATATTAAAGGAAGTTCCTTGTCAGAAGGAAAAGTGTTTCCTTTTCAGGGATGGAAGGTGTGGTGTTGCTTTTGATTTTAATTATACAGTCTTAAAAGAAAATATTAATGAATTTACTTTTAATTTAAATGAGAATATGAAGGCTTTATATGATCTTATAAAAGAAACAAGGGAAGAAGGAATTAAAAGGGTGTCTTCAATTGAAGAGAAATTTAACACTATGCAGGTCTCCCTTGCAAAAATTTTATATAAATTTTCAGAGGATATAGTTAATTACATTAAAAGTTCAAAAGAGGAAGAAAGTAAAAGGTTAGAGGAATTTAAGGCTTATTTTCAGGAAATTTTAAATAATAACTATGAAAATTTTAAAAAAATTTTAGAAGAATTTGTTAAGGAAAGGAATGAATTTATGAAATATTTTGAATCAGCCTTAACAAAAATTCTTGATTCTGAAAAACAAAAATTTGAAGAAATAACTAAATTGTCTGAAAGTAAAATATCTGAATTAATGAGTAATTTAGATAGGGAACGAGAAGTGCTTAATGAACTCTTTTTAAAGATGAAAGAATTTACTGAGGGATTAGTTTCTTATAAAGAAAAAATGGAAGAGGTGGTTAAAAGGGAGGAGAATTTGAGAAAATTTGAAACTGCAAAATCCTTTTATTTAAGGGGGGAATATAAAGAGGCGGAGAAGATATTGAAAGAAGTGTTAAAATCTTATGAGCTGGAGGAAGGCTATCTTTTGCTCGGTTTAACTCTTATTGGTAACAAAAATTTTGAAGAGGCAGAAATTTATTTAAAAAAATATATGGAAACTCACCCTGAAGTTCCTGAAGTCTTATCAGGTATGGCGAGAATTCTATTTGAAAGAGGAGAATATGAAAGTGCTATTTCTTTGTTAGAAAAAGCCAAAGAAAAATCACCTGATTCAGAAGATATTCTTTATCTTTATGGCTTAGCTCTTATAAGAAAGGGTGAAATTGATGAAGCTAAAAAAGTATTTGAAAGAATAATAGAAATAAATCCTTACTTTGAACCAGCAAGGGAGGCTATTAAAAAGTATATAAATCCTTTAAGTTAG
- the secF gene encoding protein translocase subunit SecF, giving the protein MELFKTPNIDFLSKRRIFLAISGFLVLLSILLLFIKGPKYGIDFLGGTLLHIHTDRDIKTSDLRNALSEIKLARAEIQEITLREHIIKYYENIEADSLVKFLNKKLKLNIEIERAEKVGPRVGFELRLRAIYAVLIGMVLMLIYIAFRFNLPFGVSSIIALFHDVMITLGVFVLFSREITVPVIAAFLTIVGYSINDSIVISDRIRENLKKRQGKFIDIANRSLNETLSRTIITGGTTLLVLIVLLFLGGPLLFDFALALLIGIIVGTYSSIFIVAALVVEYEEIKMKRMRRR; this is encoded by the coding sequence ATGGAATTATTTAAAACACCCAATATAGATTTTCTTTCAAAAAGAAGAATATTTCTTGCAATTTCAGGTTTTCTTGTTCTTTTATCTATTTTACTTCTTTTTATTAAAGGACCCAAATACGGTATAGATTTTCTCGGTGGAACTTTACTACATATTCATACTGATAGAGATATAAAGACTTCTGATTTGAGAAATGCTCTTTCAGAGATAAAGCTTGCAAGAGCTGAAATACAGGAAATAACTTTAAGGGAGCATATAATTAAATATTATGAAAATATAGAAGCAGATTCACTTGTTAAGTTTTTAAATAAAAAACTTAAGCTTAATATAGAAATAGAAAGAGCAGAAAAAGTAGGTCCGAGAGTTGGATTTGAATTAAGATTAAGAGCAATTTATGCTGTTTTAATAGGAATGGTTTTAATGCTTATCTATATAGCTTTCCGATTTAATCTTCCCTTTGGAGTAAGTTCTATTATAGCTCTTTTCCATGATGTAATGATAACTCTCGGTGTTTTTGTTTTATTTTCAAGAGAAATAACTGTTCCTGTAATAGCTGCCTTTTTAACAATTGTTGGTTATTCTATAAATGATTCAATTGTAATTTCTGATAGAATAAGGGAGAATTTGAAGAAAAGACAGGGTAAATTTATTGATATTGCAAATAGAAGTTTAAATGAAACGTTATCAAGAACAATTATAACAGGGGGAACTACACTTCTTGTTTTGATTGTCCTTTTATTTCTTGGTGGTCCACTTCTTTTTGATTTTGCTCTTGCTCTTTTGATAGGTATAATTGTTGGAACTTATTCATCAATTTTTATTGTTGCTGCACTTGTTGTAGAATACGAGGAAATAAAGATGAAAAGAATGAGAAGAAGATAA
- a CDS encoding chemotaxis protein CheD: MKPEYFIGIGEGKVLKGEGVLKAIGVGSCIVLILFDRENKIGGFVHSMLPAPKRLDDNTPGYRYVNKAIPQIVKEMEHIGAKKENLEAYLIGGATIFDSPISTSPWSIGARNVLEARNVLMRLDIKIVKEDVGGNEGRSVIFDVSEGKIVVKRKDKELVLR; encoded by the coding sequence ATGAAACCCGAATATTTTATTGGGATAGGTGAAGGGAAGGTTTTAAAAGGTGAGGGTGTGCTTAAAGCAATAGGAGTTGGTTCCTGTATAGTACTAATACTTTTTGATAGAGAAAACAAAATTGGAGGATTTGTGCATTCCATGCTTCCTGCTCCAAAAAGATTAGATGATAATACGCCTGGTTACAGGTATGTTAATAAGGCAATTCCCCAGATTGTTAAAGAAATGGAGCATATAGGGGCAAAAAAAGAAAATCTTGAAGCCTATTTAATAGGTGGTGCAACGATATTTGATTCTCCTATTTCCACTTCTCCCTGGTCAATTGGTGCCAGAAATGTTCTGGAGGCAAGAAATGTTCTTATGAGACTTGATATAAAAATCGTAAAAGAAGATGTTGGTGGAAATGAAGGAAGATCTGTTATATTTGATGTAAGCGAGGGAAAAATTGTTGTGAAAAGGAAGGATAAGGAACTTGTCCTCAGATAA